Proteins from a single region of Chryseomicrobium sp. FSL W7-1435:
- the sufD gene encoding Fe-S cluster assembly protein SufD, translated as MTVETTLAVTEQDIRAYSEKMQEPGWMTDFRLAALAHAAELPMPEPDKTNIKNWDFLTFPTHTVESAAYGSLTDLPDEVKSLIDLENQKTLYIQRNNTPAYISLSPQLKEKGVIVTDIHTAIREHGDLVQQYFMKDTVKVDEHKLTAYHAALVNGGAFVYVPKNVEMDEVVQVIYVQDDASVSLFNHTIVVAEMNSKLTYVENYLSTFELAQGQANIISEVVAKDNAKITYGAVDVLAKGYTAYVNRRGITHRDAVIDWALGLMNDSNTVVENVTHLVGDNSEGHVKIVVVGRGDQKQNFTTKVIHWGKNTEGQILKHGVMKDSASSIFNGIGKIEHGASKSNAEQESRVLMLSEKARGDANPILLIDEDDVTAGHAASVGRVDPMQMYYLMSRGVSKKEAERLIIHGFLAPVVRALPVEGVKKQLTEVIERKVR; from the coding sequence TTCCGCTTAGCTGCTCTTGCACACGCAGCGGAACTGCCTATGCCAGAACCGGACAAAACGAATATCAAAAACTGGGACTTCTTAACATTCCCTACACACACAGTAGAAAGTGCAGCTTATGGCTCACTGACAGATCTTCCTGATGAAGTGAAGTCACTGATTGATTTAGAAAATCAAAAAACGTTATATATTCAACGTAACAATACACCGGCATACATTTCACTTTCTCCACAATTAAAGGAAAAAGGTGTTATTGTAACGGACATTCACACAGCGATTCGCGAGCATGGAGACCTAGTTCAACAGTATTTCATGAAGGACACGGTAAAAGTTGATGAGCACAAGCTTACGGCTTACCATGCAGCATTAGTCAATGGTGGTGCTTTTGTTTATGTACCTAAAAATGTAGAAATGGATGAAGTTGTCCAAGTCATTTATGTACAAGACGATGCGTCTGTCTCACTGTTCAATCACACAATCGTGGTTGCTGAGATGAATTCTAAGCTAACGTATGTAGAAAACTACCTTTCTACTTTTGAACTTGCACAAGGACAAGCAAACATTATTTCTGAAGTCGTTGCAAAAGATAACGCGAAAATCACTTATGGTGCGGTTGATGTGTTAGCTAAAGGCTACACAGCATACGTGAACCGTCGTGGGATTACTCACCGTGATGCTGTTATTGATTGGGCATTAGGATTAATGAATGATAGCAATACAGTTGTAGAAAACGTTACTCACCTTGTGGGAGATAACTCAGAAGGACATGTGAAAATTGTAGTCGTAGGTCGTGGCGATCAAAAGCAAAACTTCACTACAAAAGTTATTCACTGGGGTAAAAATACAGAAGGCCAAATTCTGAAGCACGGAGTTATGAAAGATTCAGCTTCTTCTATTTTCAATGGGATTGGTAAAATCGAGCATGGTGCTTCAAAATCAAATGCTGAGCAAGAGTCACGCGTGTTAATGCTTTCTGAAAAAGCACGTGGAGATGCGAACCCGATCTTATTGATCGACGAAGATGATGTAACAGCTGGTCACGCGGCATCTGTAGGACGTGTAGATCCAATGCAAATGTACTACTTGATGAGTCGTGGTGTATCGAAAAAAGAAGCAGAGCGTTTAATCATTCATGGTTTCTTGGCGCCTGTAGTACGAGCACTTCCGGTTGAAGGTGTGAAGAAGCAACTTACGGAGGTTATTGAAAGGAAAGTGCGCTAA